The genomic window AGGGGTTCTGCTCCAACAGGGATTCCAGTTGAATCATGCTGCCACGGCCTCCGTCATGATCCGGGAAATTTTCGGTGAGCGGTGCCAGTTCAGCAGGTCCAGTTTTCCGCTCTGCTGCTCTACCACTGCGGTCATGGAGTCCACCCAGTCGCCACAGTTGGCGTAGGTGATATTGCTGCCTCCACTATCGGCTTCACGAATCGAGGCACGATGAATGTGACCACAGATTACGCCGTCGACCCCTTTTCTGGCTGTCTCGCGAATGGCCACATCCTCGAACTTCTCCATCATGCGGCGTGCAGCATTGACGCGATTTTTCACGTGATTGGCCAGTGACCACCAGGGCAGGTCGAAGCGGCCGCGCCAGTAATTGATCCAGCGGTTCATACGCAGCAGCAGGTAGTAGCTCTGGTCACCGAGGTGATAACTGATGGGGTTGATGGAAATCTGGTGCTCAAACTGGTCGCCGTGGGTAACCCAGTAGCGCCTGCCGTCCGCGCTTTCGTGCACACAGTCCCGCTCCACACGGATATTGCCCAGCCGCTTGCCGGCCCAGCTGCGCATGGGAGCATCGTGGTTGCCGGGCACGTAAATGACTTCCGGTGTCTGGCTGCTGAGCTCCGCCAGCATGCCCATCAGCATGGAGGAGTTGTGGCACCAGCTGCCCTTGCCCTGGGCCATGGCCTTCATGTCGAAGATATCACCGACCAGATACACGGTATCGGCGCGATTCTGGTCGAGGAAATCAGCCAGCCGTTGCGGCTCGCTATCCTTGCTGCCCAGATGCACGTCGGAGATCCACAGTGCGCGGTAGCGGTTGCTCATGGCAAAGCCCTGTTTATTGCTTTGCGCATACTGTGCCGGCGAGAAATGACAGAAAGGAGGCCGTTTTTTGACCGTTCTATTGCATAGGAGGGGCTTTCTGCAGAGCTACGCCTGCGGGGCAGCTTCTAACTAGCTGTCGGGTAGAGCCTCTTTCTTTCCATGACAGGCGAGCTAATTGCGAACCCGCTCGATCTGCTCAAACCGCGAAATGCTCGCCAGGTAATCCTCCCAGCTACTGGCCAGCGCCTCTGTCTGGAAGCGCTTGTACTTCTCCCTGTCCAGCCAGAATACCCGGGTACGCACCCCCCGCAGGTTGACCAGCGGCAGGTTTTCTATGGCTTTGGGGCCAGCATCGAAAACCGAACCGGCGCGGGAGTTCTGGATCATGTCACTGACGATGGTCAGCCGCACATCCCCTGCCCGCTGATCAATACGGCGCAACGCAGCCACATCGGAAAGTGCTTCAAAGATCGGGGATTCCTTCTGTTCGCTACCGGCTACTACCGCGGCGACAGCCGTTTCAAGCGGCGCCGAGAACCTCTGTGAATAGAGTCTTTCGATAAAGGTACGATTGGAAGTCAGCACATCAGCGTCATCGGCAGAGGGCGGCTTGCACAAATCGACGACCGGCTCCGAGAGACCACTGTACTTTTCATCCAGCACAAAGATCGAGAAACGGTCGTTAACCCGGGCATCCTCGAGTAATCCAGAGATATGGGTCTTGAGAAAATGCGCCTGATGGGCCGACAGCGCGTCGGAGACATCGATGATCATCAGATGGTGAGCGGCACGGGGAAGATGCTCGTTGCAAAGCGAGACCCGGTCATAGTCTTTTTCGGGGGACTGCACTACCTGCAGGATGAAAATCGCCAGTGCGATCAGAATCGTCACGCCCATGCCGAAAATGATAATGCCGCGCTTGTCCTCGCTGGACATACCACGACTGGCTCGCCGAACTCTCCGCGTCATCAGGCACCCCCAAGTCCATTCTCGCGCTCGATATCGGCTACCAGAATGCTCAGTTTTTTCTGGGCTGCTTCACACTGCTGGTTGATACCTGCCATGGCATCCGCATAGGCCTGCTCCAGCTCGGCAAACATCTTGTCGAAAGCATCGAGATCCGCTTTGTGTTGCGAGAGCCCAGTGGTGTTGAGTCTTGGTAGCGTGTCCAGCTCGAAACGGAGCAGCTCGCCAAAGTAGGCGGCACGGCGGTTCATCATACGCGCGGAATAGGACTGGTAGTAACGCACCAGTTCGTCGAGCAACCCCTGGGCCTTGACGAGATCCTCCTCATAGTGAGTACTGATTTCCTCACTGCGCTCGATGCTGGATTTGAAGGCAATGTACTGTGAGCGAATCTCCTTCTCTTTTTCGGCGAGATCCTGTCGCGCCTCTTCGGCCACCTCATTCAGTTCATCAATGGCATCGGTGCAGGTGTGGGCCCACTTATCTCGCAGTGCTTTGGTCCGACGTGTCATGGCGGTAAAGCCCGGGTAGCGGTCGTCCACTACAAAGAACTTGGCGGTGAGCAGGATCAGGGCAATGGCACTGACAATTACCATGATCCAGGCGTTGAAGTCATGGATACCCAGTGGCGCACCCCAAAGGTTCATCACTGCCAGCTTGGAAGCCACAAACGGGTTCAGCTCCAGTGCCTCCCGGTAGTGCCCGACACCGAGAACGAATGCGGTGGCGAGCATGGCAACACCGGCGAACAACGCTGTGGATAGCAACTTGCGGCCCGGGTTTCGATGGAAAACGCCGCGAAGGGAGAAGGCCGCGAAGGCCGCTAGCCCCAGGTTCACCAGCGCGATGATAAATGCCTGAAAGAAACCACCCACCAGGCCCAGTTCACTGCCTTTGGATAGGAAGAAGGAGTTCAGTGCTGTTTCCGCAATGACAATGAAGAAGATGATGGCGTAGTGCAGGATCTTCGACTCGCGGTAGATGGCCTCGCGGGTGAGTCCATTGCGGTGCTTGAAAATTTCCAGGTCGGTGCGCACTGCAGCGAACTCCCTCGCCGTCCGCTTCAGATCCTGGGCGATAGTGGCAAACCGGCTACTGAACTGCTGGCCGACGCTACGCTCGGTATGGGTGATTTCCTGATAGAGCTGACGGATATCCACGTCTTTGCGCGCTTCCACCTGTTCATCCAGCTGGCTCTGGCGGTCGGTGTGCACGCGCCCGATGATCTCGCGGATCACGTAGGAACGCAGGCTCTCCTCGCTTTCGGTATGACTGATTCTGTCGACCTCAGGAATACCCGCTTTCACGTCTCTCTCAACGCGTTCTTCGAGTCTGAGGGCGGAGATGGCGGCCTTGGTTGCCGGAATTGTGCTCATGACTTCACCTAAAAGACATCCACTACATTTAGGTCGCAGATTTGCCATGATGCTGTCATCCTGGCGAGTCTGATGGCGCTCAGTTCGTTCAAGTGGACAGCATGGCAGTGTTGCCGGGCAATACATTCCCGGACAGCTTGACGGAAAATTTTCCGTACTTTCCTTTCCTGTACCTTTGAGAATAGCTCCCGCACGGAAGAGATTAGCCGGATGCGATGAACCGCAGCCGCCGCCGAGGAATTTCGCGCCTTATTTGATGACCTACGCTCCCTCCCTTGTCAGCGTATCAGGCCGCCGATTCTGCCACCGGGACAGCCGGCAACTATGATTACTGTCCGGCACCCCGTTGAACCAGGCCATGCTGATTGCCCACAAGACCATGCGGATTCTGGAGCTGGTTGTACTATTCGGCGCCATCCCTATCGCCCTGTACTTTTACCGCTCGGAATCGGCCCCGTACATCATCACCCTGCTGCTGTGTGCACTCGCCTGGTGTTTCACGCTGCTGCTGCTAGACCCGCGTTTCAAGCGGTTTCGCCTGTGGAACCTGGACAAGTTCCGCCAGCACCTGCCCCAGGTTCTGCGCACGTTTGCCCTCGGCGCCCTGATCATCACCGCTGCCAGCTGGATCCTGGCCCCTGAGTATTTCTTCGCCCTGCCGCTGGAACACACCGGGCTCTGGCTGGGTCTGCTGGTGCTTTATCCACTGCTGTCAGCCTGGCCGCAAGAACTGATCTTTCGCACCTTTCTGTTTCACCGCTACAAGAGCCTGGTGCACAGCAAGCAGAGCCGGGCCCTGATCAGTGCCACCAGTTTTGCCTGTGCTCACCTGGTATTTGCCAACTGGATCGCCGTGGTGGGCTCGTTCTTTGCCGGCCTGCTGTTTGCGCGCACCTATATCCGCTCCCGCTCGACCCTGCTGGTAGCGGTAGAACACAGCCTCTGGGGATGCTGGCTGTTCACCGCGGGACTTGGAGTACATTTCGACAGCAGTATGATCGGCAGCACATAGGCGCACTGCCGGCTGCCGCAGCGCCAGGCGTAACAATAACTTCGCCACAGTACCGGCGGGGAGAGGGAGAGACCGCTTACGGAGACGGGAGGAAAGCTGTTCGCGAGTGAGGAAACAGGGACGGCGGCAGCAGGACACTGCCGCGAGCAATCAATCGGTATCGACGGGCGGACGCATCGGTGCAGGGAAAGGGAACTGGGTAACCTTGTCACCCTTGACCTCGACGATCTTGCCGGTGCCCTCTTTCTCCACCTCATCGATGCGCACGATGCTGTGCATGGGGATATAGGAGCGGGTAACCGAGGCAAATTCGGTCTTCAGCTTCTCCTCGCTGGGGTCCACCACCAGCTGGGATTTCTCGCCGAACACGAACTCCTCCACCTCGATAAAGCCATACATCTCGCTCTGATAGATGGCCCGGGCGTAAAGTTCGTAAACCTGGTTTTGGTTGTGGAAGATGACTTTGTAAATCGGGTTCGCCATAGGGTTCTCTGACATGGGCCCATCTGGACCACTCGGACACAGGTCCCGCGGGGCCACTGTAAACCAGGGGCACGGAGCCTGCTACAACTTGGGACTGGGGCCGTACGCAGTACCCCCTGCCTAAAAAGCGCGCAAGGATAGCATAAATTGACCTGTGGACATCAACCCGACTAACGGGTCAGAGACTGGAAGAGAACGTGACAACTGCTATGATGGACTATCCGCCCGGCAAGTGGTGCATATGAGGTCAGCCGGGTCTTAGACAGTGTCACAAGGTACCAAAGCCTCAGTCCCTATGCGCCAGTTAATCTCTGAACTCAAGCGCCGCAACATTTTCCGGGTCTCCGGAGTCTATGTTGTTGTCAGCTGGATCATTATCCAAATCGCCGTTGCCGTGGAGGCACCGCTAAGCCTGCCAGGCTGGACCGACACCATGGTCATCATCCTGCTGGCTCTGGGGCTACCCATCACCATGGTGTTCACCTGGGCATTTGAGATCACACCGGAGGGCCTCCGGCGTACACGCATCGTTGAGGATGACGCCCTTAACGCGCGCCTGCGCATCACCGACGGGCTGCTGGCCGTACTGATCGTCGCTCTGATTGGCGTATCGGCTGCCCCCTACCTCGCGCATTGGAATAACAGTGATCTCGAACCAACCACCCGCTCACC from Microbulbifer aggregans includes these protein-coding regions:
- a CDS encoding UDP-2,3-diacylglucosamine diphosphatase; this encodes MSNRYRALWISDVHLGSKDSEPQRLADFLDQNRADTVYLVGDIFDMKAMAQGKGSWCHNSSMLMGMLAELSSQTPEVIYVPGNHDAPMRSWAGKRLGNIRVERDCVHESADGRRYWVTHGDQFEHQISINPISYHLGDQSYYLLLRMNRWINYWRGRFDLPWWSLANHVKNRVNAARRMMEKFEDVAIRETARKGVDGVICGHIHRASIREADSGGSNITYANCGDWVDSMTAVVEQQSGKLDLLNWHRSPKISRIMTEAVAA
- a CDS encoding CPBP family intramembrane glutamic endopeptidase, whose amino-acid sequence is MLIAHKTMRILELVVLFGAIPIALYFYRSESAPYIITLLLCALAWCFTLLLLDPRFKRFRLWNLDKFRQHLPQVLRTFALGALIITAASWILAPEYFFALPLEHTGLWLGLLVLYPLLSAWPQELIFRTFLFHRYKSLVHSKQSRALISATSFACAHLVFANWIAVVGSFFAGLLFARTYIRSRSTLLVAVEHSLWGCWLFTAGLGVHFDSSMIGST
- a CDS encoding DUF1820 family protein, which produces MANPIYKVIFHNQNQVYELYARAIYQSEMYGFIEVEEFVFGEKSQLVVDPSEEKLKTEFASVTRSYIPMHSIVRIDEVEKEGTGKIVEVKGDKVTQFPFPAPMRPPVDTD